TAAATCATGCGAGACATTTGTAATCAATTCATTTTTCTGTCTTTCAATTTCTCTTTCTTTTTCAATATTCACCATTATCTCTTCTGCCATTTGATTAATATTTTTTGTTAGTAAAGCCATCTCATCTTGCCCTTTCTCTTCAATTCGATATGCTAAGTTTCCTTTTGCTATCTCATTTACTCCTTGCGCCATCGCTTCAATTTGCTTCATTTTTCTCTTTGTAATATAAAAGAAAGAAAAGATAAACACGATAATTCCAATAAAGGAAGGGAGAATTCCCTCTTCTGTTTCATATGTGATATCTCCTTCTGGAATCCCACTTACAAACATATACAAGTTTTTCCCTTCAATTGTAACTGGATAAAAAGTAATGAATTCTTTACGTGATCCCATGATTATTTCTGAATCCTTATTGTAAATTGGTCGATTCATCGCAAAGTGCATCACATTGCTAATGGTACTATGCAAATTAATTTCTACTTCCGGCGCCTGTTTTGTTTTATATAAAACCTTTCCTGTTTCATCCGTAACCAATACTTTTAAAGCCTTTTGCTCTTTTTTATCTTCACTCTCAATCATCTCTTGCAAAGATGCTACCTTATTTTCACTTACTGCTTTTTCCGCCGTTTCCTTCGCTTGACGATTAATTTGTAACATACTAAAACTATAATCAACATAAGCCCTTTGATTCATATCTTCAGCGAATGGCGCCACAGCTCTTGATACGAAGAAACCAAGTAATGCACAAAGAAAGAATGTTGTAATAAGCTGTATTCTAATACTTCCTAGAATATGATTGCCTAATTTTTTTACTAAGCTTACTATTTTATTATTAAGATAATAGAATGGTTTAAAGATCTTTTTCAATTTTATAACCTACTCCCCAAACTGTTTTAATATAACAAGGTTTCCTTGGATTCTCTTCTATCTTTTCACGTATTTTCCGAATATGTACCATCACAGTATTATCAGATTGGAAAGACTGTTCTTTCCACACTCTTTCATAAATTTGTTCAGCGCTCAGTACCATTCCTTGATTTCGAGCTAATAACTCTAGCACCAAGAATTCCCTCGGTGTTAATTTCACTACTTGGTTCGCAACGATAACCTCATATGTCGCTACATTAATCTTTATGTGGGGTCTGTGTAGCAATGGAACCAAATCACGTAATAAGTATTAGCGGACATTATTTGTGCATATAAAAAGGAAGACTTTCAAAATGAGAAAGTCTTCCTTAGTCTTTTCCTAATCCCAATTAATATCTCCAGTAGTTATAGCTCCTTTAGCTTTGCAATAACCTTGACCTATACATTCCAGGTTTAGACTATATTTACCTCGACCTAGTTGTTCGTTTCTTTCAAACATATCACCTGGTTGCAATGTCTTTTCATACCCGACTTCATGATTTTTATATAATGTTACCTTTATGGGCACCTTACTTTCTGAATAATTTGATACATGAAAGAAGGGACTGTAGACTTTCGTGGTTAATTCTCGTGTTTGTTGGGATCTTATATCTACTAAGTTTGCCATACTGATTCGTAAATCTTTTTGCTCTTCATATTGTTGTAGTTGGTTCCAAATCGCTTCATGCCCCACTGGTATATGTGTAGTAAATAAAAACGTATCAATCTCTTCAAAATGGATTGGATTTTTATCAGCTTGTTTATGAACCTTATCTTGGAAAATTGATATAAAGCCCTTATTGATGAGGAAAAGTCCTAGTCCCCCTAATACTAAAAAAATAACTATACCTAAAATGGAAAGTTTAATGGACTTCCGTTTGAATGCATGCATTTTATATATCCTCCTCGTGCCGACGGGTCAAGTCTATAAATATTATAATAATTATCAAATAGTACTATATTTAATATAATCTTATTTGTCAATGTGATTTATTGTAAACAGTAAGATTAGCTCTTGAAGGGGTACGGCAACGATTCAAGGAGTAACCCGCCACATCTGAAATTTTTTCCAATTCTTAAAAACTATCTTTTTTGAGAATATAATTAGACCTTATTGCCGTTCTTGTCCCATTACTACACAGAACCCGATATTTAAAAAGGAGATACTCCCATTTTTTCGGTTTGGGGGCTCTATAAAATTTTAGCTTGATAGCAATGTATGATGACCCCTATAAGGAAACCTTGACCGGAGTCAAGGCTGAAGACGTACAATCTTAGGTCTATCTATAATACTTGATACACCTTTCTTGAAAAGGGATTCTATCATCGAANNNNNNNNNNNNNNNNNNNNNNNNNNNNNNNNNNNNNNNNNNNNNNNNNNNNNNNNNNNNNNNNNNNNNNNNNNNNNNNNNNNNNNNNNNNNNNNNNNNNCCCAATGAAATGGGGTATAAAAGGTGTTTTTTATTTCTTATATGAACTAATAAAATTTCGAGTTATTTTCAACAACCTCCGCTATATGTGGTGGTAATTGTTTGATTTTAGATTGGAGGCGTTTCTGAGCAGCGCGACCTAAATTACGTTTATTTTCGATATAATACGCACATATGGAAATTTCATGATCAAAAAGGTAGTCGTAGACGTGGTAATCTACAAAAAGAATATCTTCTTTTGGGAATGGAATTTCTTTTCCTTGTAATGCATACATCAAGCTTAAATTATTTTTAGCTTTCAGTCGATACATTCTTGCAAGGTGGGACAAAGGTTCCGCTCTACAGGGTCTGTACTCCCAAGCATTCTGAAGATAAGTAGTAGCAAGAGCAAAAAATTGTTCCTCCTGATGGATGAAGGTATCTATTGTAGATTGATCAACTTTTGATTTATTTTTTTCTGACTCTGTAATTAATTGTTCACGTTGGAAAGAAGCCGTATTTGCCAAACGTTCATAACAGAGACCTATTCGTAAGAGGGCATAAAATACTTCTTCCGCCCATCCGCCCGCTTCAACTCTTTTTTTATACCATTTGATTGCTTCATCTAATTCGTTGAGAATGGATAATGTTTGTGCTAAGTAAAACATGTATCTGATTTTTAAATCGGGCGGGGTTGCTTCATCGTGAATTCCTTCTAATAGCAACCGTTTATCTCGTTCAAATTTATCACTCTTACTCCCACCGTCTCCTTGGTCATTGATAATTAGACTATCGAGTTTTTCAACTGTATCAAAGTAAGTAACTTGATCAGCCTTTAATTTAGAACGATCTAAATCCCAATATTCATGTGTAACTCCAACGGATCGCCATGGCAAAGATGTCTTAAGTAGACGAGAAAGCCAATATTTTATTTGAGGATCATATTGCATAGTCAAATAATGGTCCTTATCTAACTTACATTTATCAAAATGTGGCTTAACTTCTAAGACCATATCAGCATCGAGTAACAGCAAATAATCTGCCTCTGGA
This sequence is a window from Bacillus pseudomycoides DSM 12442. Protein-coding genes within it:
- a CDS encoding sensor histidine kinase; this encodes MKKIFKPFYYLNNKIVSLVKKLGNHILGSIRIQLITTFFLCALLGFFVSRAVAPFAEDMNQRAYVDYSFSMLQINRQAKETAEKAVSENKVASLQEMIESEDKKEQKALKVLVTDETGKVLYKTKQAPEVEINLHSTISNVMHFAMNRPIYNKDSEIIMGSRKEFITFYPVTIEGKNLYMFVSGIPEGDITYETEEGILPSFIGIIVFIFSFFYITKRKMKQIEAMAQGVNEIAKGNLAYRIEEKGQDEMALLTKNINQMAEEIMVNIEKEREIERQKNELITNVSHDLRTPLTFIMGYLRLLRDAKYDNREQYDEYIKVAFSKSEQLKNLIEDLFEYTKLTNQKVVLEKQEVCINEMLDQLIEELVPQAEEHGLSFVKEFPDERIYAELDSEKIVRVFDNLLMNAIKYSKDEGEIKISLQRQQDSIQISVANQSEEFTRQELKNLFERFYKKDQSRSRVSEGSGLGLAIAKSIVDLQSGDIRAEYEDGIVRFIISLPIEAKK
- a CDS encoding glycosyltransferase → MIVKNESKIIERCLNPTKSIIDFVSICDTGSTDGTPEIIENWCRENNIPGTVHHEPFKNFGYNRSLAVSLAQKTYPEADYLLLLDADMVLEVKPHFDKCKLDKDHYLTMQYDPQIKYWLSRLLKTSLPWRSVGVTHEYWDLDRSKLKADQVTYFDTVEKLDSLIINDQGDGGSKSDKFERDKRLLLEGIHDEATPPDLKIRYMFYLAQTLSILNELDEAIKWYKKRVEAGGWAEEVFYALLRIGLCYERLANTASFQREQLITESEKNKSKVDQSTIDTFIHQEEQFFALATTYLQNAWEYRPCRAEPLSHLARMYRLKAKNNLSLMYALQGKEIPFPKEDILFVDYHVYDYLFDHEISICAYYIENKRNLGRAAQKRLQSKIKQLPPHIAEVVENNSKFY